Proteins found in one Zea mays cultivar B73 chromosome 1, Zm-B73-REFERENCE-NAM-5.0, whole genome shotgun sequence genomic segment:
- the LOC100284065 gene encoding patatin-like protein 3: MDEAEEMQVERLHEEADAGGADTDKLSYEIFSILESKFLFGYTDPHQLWLPKPAAELPAQASAAAPGKAAQRGKVCVLCVDGGGGGLRALLPGRALAHLEAALRRASGDPDARVADYFDLAAGTGAGGVFAAMLFSTHSRGAPLFHADDTWRLVADHAPRMFRRPAASSSTSLFCRGKKRPLAAPTAALEAAMKAAFGQELTLRDTIKPVLISCYDLKTSAPLVFSRADALENGSYDFRLCEVGRAAWSEAGRFEPAEVASVDGATSCAAVDGGPTMGSPAAAAITHVLHNKHEFPFVRGVEDLLVLSIGGCSGGGSGAAGEAELRRMRRWGPKEWARPIARIAADGAADLVDHAVARAFGQCRASNYLRIQAKRESMPPCGPDGEYDPTPGNVRALLAAADEMLKQRNVESVLFEGRRVGEQTNAEKLDWFAAELVAEHRSRASRIAPTVAFKQAPQKP, from the exons ATGGACGAGGCAGAGGagatgcaggtggagaggctgcacgaggaggccgatgcgggGGGAGCCGACACGGACAAGCTCAGCTACGAGATATTCTCCATCCTCGAGAGCAAGTTCCTGTTCGGCTATACCGACCCGCACCAGCTCTGGCTGCCCAAGCCGGCGGCGGAACTGCCGGCGCAGGCGTCCGCGGCGGCGCCGGGTAAGGCGGCGCAGCGCGGGAAGGTCTGCGTGCTCTGCGTGGACGGCGGCGGGGGCGGCCTGCGGGCGCTGCTGCCAGGCCGCGCGCTGGCGCACCTGGAGGCCGCGCTGCGCCGCGCGTCGGGGGACCCCGACGCCCGCGTCGCCGACTACTTCGACCTCGCGGCGGGCACCGGCGCCGGCGGCGTGTTCGCCGCGATGCTCTTCTCCACGCACTCGCGCGGCGCGCCGCTGTTCCACGCCGACGACACGTGGCGGCTCGTCGCGGACCACGCGCCGCGCATGTTCCGCAGGCCCGCGGCCTCCTCGTCCACGTCCCTCTTCTGCCGCGGCAAGAAGCGGCCCCTGGCCGCGCCAACGGCGGCGCTGGAGGCGGCAATGAAGGCGGCGTTCGGCCAGGAGCTCACCCTGCGGGACACCATCAAGCCCGTGCTCATCTCTTGCTACGACCTCAAGACGTCCGCGCCGCTGGTGTTCTCGCGCGCCGACGCACTGGAGAACGGGAGCTACGACTTCCGCCTCTGCGAGGTCGGGCGCGCCGCGTGGTCCGAGGCCGGACGCTTCGAGCCCGCCGAGGTGGCGTCGGTGGACGGCGCCACGTCCTGCGCCGCTGTAGACGGCGGCCCCACCATGGGCAGCCCGGCGGCCGCCGCCATCACGCACGTGCTCCACAACAAGCACGAGTTCCCGTTCGTGCGCGGGGTCGAGGACCTCCTCGTGCTCTCCATCGGCGGCTGCTCTGGCGGAGGCTCTGGCGCCGCTGGCGAGGCGGAACTCCGGCGCATGCGTCGGTGGGGTCCCAAGGAGTGGGCACGCCCCATCGCCCGTATTGCGGCCGACGGCGCCGCCGACCTTGTCGACCACGCCGTGGCGCGCGCCTTCGGCCAATGCCGCGCATCCAACTACCTGCGCATCCAG GCGAAGCGGGAGAGCATGCCGCCGTGCGGTCCGGACGGGGAGTACGACCCGACCCCAGGCAACGTGCGCGCGCTGCTCGCGGCGGCGGACGAGATGCTCAAGCAGCGGAACGTGGAGTCGGTGCTGTTCGAGGGGAGGCGAGTCGGGGAGCAGACGAACGCGGAGAAGCTGGACTGGTTCGCGGCAGAGCTCGTCGCCGAGCACCGCAGCAGAGCCTCCCGGATCGCACCCACCGTTGCGTTCAAGCAGGCGCCGCAGAAGCCGTAG